The Fibrobacter sp. UWP2 genome has a window encoding:
- a CDS encoding YihY/virulence factor BrkB family protein, producing MPNWWNKFSWEWLFDNIAARSPTFVKVMVVTGKSFLYYHGMTRAASLTYTTLVAMVPLLILLTSITLSVGFGSFISDYLPMLLDMLNLDWPTEQVMSIVQNAEHIPIGRLGFIGALGLFVTFILAFGSLETNFNVVWEVKTSRTVVRQIQVYTPFLVIMAGFIGMFAGFVNHVQNVLSMIIVDGLHFSPELLKILITAFWYTAFHITAMVLIFLMLYALPARKLRQRETGKHPPYRKRKLFGVSFASTIIAWVCINIYVKILMLIQTAMVTRMSIFYGSLAFIPLFLFLLFGVWSIILCANSLVWTICYWQDAKDKKWNWNATLEDVHNAHQIEESK from the coding sequence ATGCCTAATTGGTGGAACAAATTCTCCTGGGAGTGGCTGTTCGATAACATCGCCGCCCGTTCCCCCACGTTCGTGAAGGTCATGGTCGTGACCGGGAAGTCCTTCTTGTACTATCACGGGATGACCCGAGCCGCCTCGCTCACCTACACGACGCTCGTGGCCATGGTCCCCCTCCTGATTTTGCTCACCTCGATTACCCTCTCTGTAGGCTTTGGTTCGTTCATCTCCGACTACCTGCCCATGCTCCTCGACATGCTGAACCTGGACTGGCCCACCGAGCAAGTCATGTCCATTGTGCAAAACGCCGAGCACATCCCCATAGGCAGACTCGGTTTCATTGGCGCCCTCGGCTTATTTGTCACCTTCATTCTCGCCTTCGGAAGCCTGGAGACGAACTTCAACGTGGTGTGGGAGGTCAAAACCTCGAGAACCGTCGTAAGACAAATCCAGGTGTACACACCCTTCCTCGTCATTATGGCTGGCTTTATCGGCATGTTCGCCGGATTCGTGAACCACGTGCAAAACGTACTCTCAATGATTATCGTGGATGGATTGCACTTTTCGCCGGAGCTGCTCAAGATTCTCATCACAGCATTCTGGTACACGGCATTCCACATCACCGCCATGGTCCTCATCTTTTTAATGCTGTACGCCCTCCCCGCCCGCAAGCTCCGCCAGCGGGAGACTGGCAAACACCCGCCGTACCGCAAGCGCAAGCTTTTTGGTGTCTCGTTCGCCTCGACCATCATTGCCTGGGTATGCATTAACATTTACGTCAAAATTCTCATGCTCATCCAAACGGCCATGGTCACCCGCATGTCCATTTTCTATGGCTCGCTAGCCTTTATCCCGCTGTTCCTGTTCCTGCTCTTTGGCGTGTGGTCTATAATCCTTTGCGCCAACAGCCTTGTGTGGACCATATGCTACTGGCAAGACGCCAAAGACAAAAAGTGGAACTGGAACGCCACCCTGGAGGACGTACACAATGCTCACCAAATCGAAGAATCCAAGTAA
- a CDS encoding rhamnogalacturonan lyase: MKFSLKRAVLLLCALLVLGVSAQAATSRQMEKLSRGLVAANVGNGMLVSWRLLGTDAPQTAFALYRDGKKIVDILGRQGTNYLDKEGKATSKYTVAAVVDSSEGEKAGLSFVFDSTVASHGSSFPYKVLKLNVPKGGKVLDYVDYSRWPDDVPKPDPDAPPDSEEYSYVSSDASVADLDGDGEYEIVLKWDPTNTKDNSQEGFTGLVFIDAYKMDGKQMWRINMGKNIRAGQHYTQFQVYDYDGDGKAEIIMKTADGTIDGTGKVIGDSSKNYIDTAGRVAGRAMSGPEFLTVFRGSDGAEITTIDYLPSRSIQEMLWVDSTGREGRWGDDYGNRSDRFIAATAYLDGVHPSAIFARGYYTSSYVAAYDFDGKDLKLRWLHKSETPGEGLYAQGNHNIATGDIDGDGYDEIVFGGAALKHDGSVLYSTGFGHGDAGHIGDFDPDIPGLEYWGVHETTDSTITPYTDELRDSKGNVIWGTAQWGRDNGRGLAADIDSSHRGYEMWSSKGDSSIHNVKGKVLGPSKDIGLSINFRTYFDGDLQDELLDGAVVTKYNIKTHKVDTLFDGETALGLVGCNGTKNTPNLMADIFGDWREEIILRSEEDPSKIYIVATPKATSYRVYTLMHDAVYRMGVAWQNTAYNQPPYLSYYLPDMVKSLSQPVIYTIDTAGVIEGIEPPADTVDPGTTYMVSGKLPPSVSFNPWSGVLHTNSAGFVEVSVFSIRGGKVARVVMYAPAGSTHLSVADMLPKGMYYARVKFNGREVSTSAFSKVK; this comes from the coding sequence ATGAAATTTAGTTTGAAGCGTGCCGTGCTCTTGTTGTGCGCACTTTTGGTTCTTGGGGTATCGGCACAGGCAGCCACCTCTCGTCAAATGGAAAAATTGAGCCGCGGTCTTGTGGCCGCGAATGTCGGCAACGGCATGCTGGTAAGCTGGCGCCTGCTGGGTACCGACGCCCCCCAGACCGCATTCGCCCTTTACCGTGATGGCAAAAAGATAGTCGACATCTTGGGGAGGCAGGGCACAAATTACCTTGACAAGGAGGGCAAGGCAACCTCCAAGTACACGGTCGCTGCTGTGGTCGATAGTTCCGAGGGCGAAAAAGCCGGGCTATCGTTCGTGTTCGATTCGACGGTCGCGAGTCACGGGAGTTCTTTCCCGTACAAGGTGCTCAAACTGAATGTGCCCAAAGGTGGAAAAGTTCTGGATTATGTTGATTATAGTCGTTGGCCTGACGACGTTCCAAAGCCCGATCCTGACGCTCCGCCCGATAGCGAAGAGTATTCCTACGTGTCGAGCGACGCCAGCGTGGCTGACCTCGACGGTGATGGTGAATACGAAATCGTCCTCAAGTGGGATCCGACGAACACCAAGGACAATTCGCAAGAAGGCTTTACAGGGCTTGTGTTCATTGACGCCTACAAGATGGACGGCAAGCAGATGTGGCGCATTAATATGGGCAAAAACATTCGCGCCGGTCAGCATTACACCCAGTTCCAGGTTTACGACTACGATGGCGACGGCAAGGCCGAGATTATCATGAAGACGGCGGACGGCACCATTGACGGCACGGGCAAGGTCATTGGGGATTCTAGCAAGAATTACATTGATACTGCAGGCCGTGTTGCGGGTCGTGCCATGTCCGGCCCCGAATTCTTGACGGTGTTCCGCGGAAGTGATGGCGCGGAAATCACGACGATTGATTACCTCCCGTCACGTTCTATTCAAGAAATGCTGTGGGTTGACTCCACTGGCAGAGAGGGGCGTTGGGGTGATGACTACGGCAACCGCAGCGATCGCTTTATTGCGGCGACGGCCTACCTGGATGGCGTCCACCCGAGTGCCATTTTTGCCCGCGGTTACTACACCTCCTCCTATGTGGCAGCCTACGATTTTGACGGTAAGGACCTCAAGCTGCGCTGGCTCCACAAGTCCGAAACTCCGGGCGAGGGCCTGTACGCGCAGGGAAACCACAACATTGCGACGGGCGATATTGATGGCGACGGCTATGACGAAATTGTTTTTGGCGGGGCCGCCCTGAAACATGACGGCAGCGTCCTTTACAGCACCGGTTTTGGCCATGGTGACGCCGGGCACATCGGCGATTTCGATCCCGATATCCCCGGTCTTGAGTACTGGGGCGTGCACGAGACTACCGATTCAACAATCACTCCGTATACCGACGAACTTCGCGACAGCAAGGGCAACGTCATTTGGGGAACTGCGCAATGGGGCAGGGACAACGGGCGCGGTCTTGCCGCCGATATCGATTCCTCTCACCGCGGCTATGAAATGTGGAGTTCCAAAGGGGACTCCAGTATTCACAATGTCAAGGGCAAGGTTTTGGGCCCCTCAAAAGACATTGGGCTCTCGATAAACTTCCGCACGTATTTTGATGGTGACTTGCAGGATGAACTCCTGGATGGCGCGGTAGTGACCAAGTACAACATTAAGACGCATAAGGTCGATACCCTTTTTGACGGGGAAACTGCCCTGGGGCTTGTCGGTTGCAATGGGACCAAGAATACGCCGAACCTTATGGCGGACATTTTTGGCGACTGGCGCGAAGAGATTATCTTGAGATCCGAAGAAGACCCTTCCAAGATTTACATCGTCGCGACGCCCAAAGCGACTTCGTACCGCGTTTACACCCTCATGCACGACGCCGTTTACCGCATGGGTGTTGCCTGGCAGAATACGGCGTACAACCAGCCGCCTTACCTGAGCTACTATTTGCCCGACATGGTCAAGAGTTTGAGCCAGCCGGTGATTTATACAATCGACACTGCAGGCGTCATCGAGGGCATTGAGCCGCCTGCCGACACCGTTGATCCGGGAACCACTTATATGGTTTCGGGTAAGTTGCCGCCCTCGGTTTCGTTCAACCCATGGAGCGGGGTGCTGCACACAAATTCTGCCGGTTTTGTCGAAGTGAGCGTCTTTAGCATCAGGGGAGGTAAGGTCGCCCGCGTGGTGATGTATGCTCCGGCAGGAAGCACGCACCTCTCGGTAGCCGACATGCTCCCCAAGGGAATGTACTATGCCCGGGTCAAGTTCAATGGGCGGGAAGTTTCGACGTCCGCGTTTTCAAAGGTAAAATGA